From a single Falco peregrinus isolate bFalPer1 chromosome 10, bFalPer1.pri, whole genome shotgun sequence genomic region:
- the CDKN2C gene encoding LOW QUALITY PROTEIN: cyclin-dependent kinase 4 inhibitor C (The sequence of the model RefSeq protein was modified relative to this genomic sequence to represent the inferred CDS: deleted 1 base in 1 codon), whose product MAEPSGNELASAAAKGDLVQLTNLLQKNVNVNAQNGFGRTALQVVKIGNPEIARRLLVSGANPNLKDSTGFAVIHDVAREGFLDTLQTLLEFKADVNIEDDEGNLPLHLAAREGHVRVVELLLARAECKVGHQNKRGATAYDLAKLYKRAAVVKLLEDSSFFPAAMN is encoded by the exons ATGGCCGAGCCTTCTGGGAACGAGCTGGCG TCCGCGGCTGCCAAGGGGGACCTAGTGCAACTTACTAATTTGTTGCAAAAGAATGTAAACGTCAATGCACAAAATGGATTTGGGAGGACTGCGCTGCAGGTTG TAAAAa TCGGGAACCCCGAAATTGCCAGGAGGTTGCTCGTTAGCGGTGCCAACCCCAACCTGAAAGACAGTACTGGCTTCGCTGTAATTCATGATGTAGCCAGAGAGGGTTTTCTGGACACTTTGCAGACTCTGCTGGAGTTTAAGGCTGATGTTAACATTGAGGATGATGAGGGCAACCTGCCCTTGCACTTGGCGGCGCGGGAGGGGCACGTGCGGGTGGtagagctgctgctggcgcGCGCCGAGTGCAAGGTGGGCCACCAGAACAAGCGGGGGGCCACCGCCTACGACCTGGCCAAGCTCTACAAAAGAGCCGCCGTCGTCAAGCTCCTGGAGGACAGCAGCTTCTTCCCTGCAGCCATGAATTAA